The following are encoded together in the Cynocephalus volans isolate mCynVol1 chromosome 4, mCynVol1.pri, whole genome shotgun sequence genome:
- the PATL1 gene encoding protein PAT1 homolog 1 isoform X1: protein MPRDEFTALDPELPLSHPQLQTLIHTSNCQSLEDCPLDEDEDAFQGLGEEDEEIDQFNDDTFGSGAVDDDWQEAHERLAELEEKLPVAVNEQTGNGERDEMDLLGDHEENLAERLSKMVIENELEDPAIMRAVQTRPVLQPQPGSLNSSIWDGSEVLRRIRGPLLAQEMPAVSVLEYALPQRPPQGPEDDRDLSERALPRRSTSPIIGSPPVRAVPIGTPPKQVAVPSFNQQILCPKPVHVRPPMPPRYPAAYGERMSPNQLCSVPNSSLLGHPFPPSVPPVLSPLQRAQLLGGAQLQPGRMSPSQFARVPGFVGSPLAAMNPKLLQGRVGQMLPPAPGFRAFFSAPPPATPPPQQHPPGPGPHLQNLRSQAPMFRPDTTHLHPQHRRLLHQRQQQNRNQHRNLNGAGDRGSHRSSHQDHLRKDPYANLMLQREKDWVSKIQMMQLQSTDPYLDDFYYQNYFEKLEKLSAAEEMQGDGPKKERTKLITPQVAKLEHTYKPVQFEGSLGKLTVSSVNNPRKMIDAVVTSRSEDDETKEKQVRDKRRKTLVIIEKTYSLLLDVEDYERRYLLSLEEERPALMDERKHKICSMYDNLRGKLPGQERPSDDHFVQIMCIRKGKRLVARILPFLSTEQAADILMTTARNLPFLIKKDAQDEVLPCLLSPFSLLLYHLPSVTVTSLLQQLMNLPQSAAAPAPFNPHLTAVLQNKFGLSLLLLLLSRGEDLQSSDPATESTQNNQWMEVMFMATRELLRIPQAALAKPISIPTNLVSLFSRYVDRQKLNLLETKLQLVQGIR from the exons tctttagaGGATTGTCCTCTAGATGAAGATGAAGATGCATTTCAGGGCCTGGGAGaggaagatgaagaaattgaTCAATTCAATGATGATACGTTTGGGTCAGGTGCAGTTG ATGATGACTGGCAGGAAGCACATGAGCGCCTGGCAGAATTGGAAGAGAAGCTGCCAGTGGCAGTTAACGAACAGACAGGCAATGGAGAGAGGGATGAGATGGACTTGTTGGGTGACCATGAGGAGAATCTGGCAGAAAGGCTCAGTAAGATGGTGATTGAAAATGAACTAGAAGATCCAGCTATCATGAGGGCAGTGCAGACCAGGCCAGTTTTGCAA cCCCAACCTGGAAGCCTGAATTCCAGCATCTGGGATGGATCTGAAGTTCTGAGGCGAATCCGAGGACCACTGCTTGCTCAG GAAATGCCTGCTGTGTCTGTATTAGAATATGCCTTGCCTCAGAGGCCCCCACAGGGACCAGAAGACGATCGAGACCTTTCTGAGCGTGCATTACCAAGGCGGTCAACTTCACCTATCATTGGGAGTCCTCCTGTTAGAGCTGTTCCCATAGGCACCCCACCTAAGCAGGTGGCTGTACCCAGCTTCAACCAACAG ATTCTGTGTCCGAAGCCTGTCCATGTTCGGCCCCCAATGCCACCACGTTATCCTGCTGCCTATGGTGAGAGGATGTCTCCAAACCAGCTCTGCAGCGTCCCG aactctTCCCTCCTGGGTCACCCTTTCCCTCCTAGTGTTCCTCCTGTTCTGAGTCCCCTCCAAAGAGCACAGCTTCTTGGAGGAGCACAG CTGCAGCCTGGACGGATGTCTCCCAGCCAGTTTGCACGGGTCCCTGGATTTGTTGGTAGTCCTCTTGCTGCCATGAATCCCAAGTTGCTGCAAGGGAGAGTTGGGCAGATGCTTCCCCCAGCACCAGGCTTTCGTGCCTTCTTTAGTGCTCCACCCCCGGCTACACCACCTCCCCAGCAGCACCCTCCCGGCCCAGGACCCCATCTGCAAAACCTAAG atCTCAGGCCCCAATGTTTAGACCAGACACAACTCACCTTCATCCACAGCACCGCCGACTCTTGCATCAGAGACAGCAACAGAATAGAAA tCAGCATCGGAATCTCAATGGTGCAGGTGATAGAGGAAGTCACCGGAGCAGTCATCAAGATCATCTTCGAAAGGACCCATATGCCAACCTCATGTTGCAGCGGGAAAAGGATTGGGTCTCTAAAATCCAGATGATGCAACTTCAAAGCACTGATCCCTACCTGGATGATTTTTATTACCAG AATTACTTTGAAAAACTGGAGAAATTGTCAGCTGCTGAAGAAATGCAAGGTGATGGTCCTAAAAAGGAGCGCACCAAGCTCATCACCCCTCAGGTGGCAAAACTGGAGCACACCTATAAGCCAG TGCAGTTTGAGGGTTCTTTGGGAAAGCTTACTGTCTCTAGTGTGAATAATCCCCGAAAAATGATCGATGCTGTTGTGACATCTCGGAGTGAGGATGAT gagacaaaagaaaaacaggttcGGGACAAGAGAAGAAAAACCCTTGTCATAATTGAGAAA ACCTATAGTTTACTTCTTGATGTGGAGGATTATGAAAGGCGTTATCTCCTAAGTCTAGAAGAAGAGCGACCTGCCCTGATGGATGAAAGAAAGCACAAAATTTGTAGCATGTATGACAACTTAAGGGGGAAATTGCCTGGACAAGAGAG GCCAAGTGATGACCACTTTGTACAGATCATGTGTATCCGAAAAGGGAAGAGATTGGTTGCCCgtattcttcctttcctctccacaGAGCAAGCAGCTGACATTCTCATGACAACAGCCAGGAACCTCCCTTTCCTTATCAAGAAGGATGCACAAGATGAG GTGCTGCCATGCTTACTGagtcccttctctctcctcctctatcATCTTCCATCAGTGACTGTCACCAGCCTTCTGCAACAGCTAATGAACCTACCTCAAAGTGCAGCTGCACCAGCACCCTTCAATCCTCACCTCACTGCTGTGCTCCAGAACAAG TTCGGCttgtcccttctcctcctcctcctgagcCGTGGGGAAGACCTGCAGAGCTCAGACCCTGCTACAGAATCAACGCAAAATAACCAGTG GATGGAGGTGATGTTTATGGCAACCCGAGAACTTCTCCGGATTCCCCAAGCTGCCCTGGCCAAGCCAATCTCTATACCCACAAACCTAGTGTCCCTCTTTTCTCGTTATGTTGACCGGCAGAAACTGAACTTGCTGGAGACAAAACTGCA GCTAGTTCAGGGGATACGATAA
- the PATL1 gene encoding protein PAT1 homolog 1 isoform X2: MFRYESLEDCPLDEDEDAFQGLGEEDEEIDQFNDDTFGSGAVDDDWQEAHERLAELEEKLPVAVNEQTGNGERDEMDLLGDHEENLAERLSKMVIENELEDPAIMRAVQTRPVLQPQPGSLNSSIWDGSEVLRRIRGPLLAQEMPAVSVLEYALPQRPPQGPEDDRDLSERALPRRSTSPIIGSPPVRAVPIGTPPKQVAVPSFNQQILCPKPVHVRPPMPPRYPAAYGERMSPNQLCSVPNSSLLGHPFPPSVPPVLSPLQRAQLLGGAQLQPGRMSPSQFARVPGFVGSPLAAMNPKLLQGRVGQMLPPAPGFRAFFSAPPPATPPPQQHPPGPGPHLQNLRSQAPMFRPDTTHLHPQHRRLLHQRQQQNRNQHRNLNGAGDRGSHRSSHQDHLRKDPYANLMLQREKDWVSKIQMMQLQSTDPYLDDFYYQNYFEKLEKLSAAEEMQGDGPKKERTKLITPQVAKLEHTYKPVQFEGSLGKLTVSSVNNPRKMIDAVVTSRSEDDETKEKQVRDKRRKTLVIIEKTYSLLLDVEDYERRYLLSLEEERPALMDERKHKICSMYDNLRGKLPGQERPSDDHFVQIMCIRKGKRLVARILPFLSTEQAADILMTTARNLPFLIKKDAQDEVLPCLLSPFSLLLYHLPSVTVTSLLQQLMNLPQSAAAPAPFNPHLTAVLQNKFGLSLLLLLLSRGEDLQSSDPATESTQNNQWMEVMFMATRELLRIPQAALAKPISIPTNLVSLFSRYVDRQKLNLLETKLQLVQGIR; encoded by the exons tctttagaGGATTGTCCTCTAGATGAAGATGAAGATGCATTTCAGGGCCTGGGAGaggaagatgaagaaattgaTCAATTCAATGATGATACGTTTGGGTCAGGTGCAGTTG ATGATGACTGGCAGGAAGCACATGAGCGCCTGGCAGAATTGGAAGAGAAGCTGCCAGTGGCAGTTAACGAACAGACAGGCAATGGAGAGAGGGATGAGATGGACTTGTTGGGTGACCATGAGGAGAATCTGGCAGAAAGGCTCAGTAAGATGGTGATTGAAAATGAACTAGAAGATCCAGCTATCATGAGGGCAGTGCAGACCAGGCCAGTTTTGCAA cCCCAACCTGGAAGCCTGAATTCCAGCATCTGGGATGGATCTGAAGTTCTGAGGCGAATCCGAGGACCACTGCTTGCTCAG GAAATGCCTGCTGTGTCTGTATTAGAATATGCCTTGCCTCAGAGGCCCCCACAGGGACCAGAAGACGATCGAGACCTTTCTGAGCGTGCATTACCAAGGCGGTCAACTTCACCTATCATTGGGAGTCCTCCTGTTAGAGCTGTTCCCATAGGCACCCCACCTAAGCAGGTGGCTGTACCCAGCTTCAACCAACAG ATTCTGTGTCCGAAGCCTGTCCATGTTCGGCCCCCAATGCCACCACGTTATCCTGCTGCCTATGGTGAGAGGATGTCTCCAAACCAGCTCTGCAGCGTCCCG aactctTCCCTCCTGGGTCACCCTTTCCCTCCTAGTGTTCCTCCTGTTCTGAGTCCCCTCCAAAGAGCACAGCTTCTTGGAGGAGCACAG CTGCAGCCTGGACGGATGTCTCCCAGCCAGTTTGCACGGGTCCCTGGATTTGTTGGTAGTCCTCTTGCTGCCATGAATCCCAAGTTGCTGCAAGGGAGAGTTGGGCAGATGCTTCCCCCAGCACCAGGCTTTCGTGCCTTCTTTAGTGCTCCACCCCCGGCTACACCACCTCCCCAGCAGCACCCTCCCGGCCCAGGACCCCATCTGCAAAACCTAAG atCTCAGGCCCCAATGTTTAGACCAGACACAACTCACCTTCATCCACAGCACCGCCGACTCTTGCATCAGAGACAGCAACAGAATAGAAA tCAGCATCGGAATCTCAATGGTGCAGGTGATAGAGGAAGTCACCGGAGCAGTCATCAAGATCATCTTCGAAAGGACCCATATGCCAACCTCATGTTGCAGCGGGAAAAGGATTGGGTCTCTAAAATCCAGATGATGCAACTTCAAAGCACTGATCCCTACCTGGATGATTTTTATTACCAG AATTACTTTGAAAAACTGGAGAAATTGTCAGCTGCTGAAGAAATGCAAGGTGATGGTCCTAAAAAGGAGCGCACCAAGCTCATCACCCCTCAGGTGGCAAAACTGGAGCACACCTATAAGCCAG TGCAGTTTGAGGGTTCTTTGGGAAAGCTTACTGTCTCTAGTGTGAATAATCCCCGAAAAATGATCGATGCTGTTGTGACATCTCGGAGTGAGGATGAT gagacaaaagaaaaacaggttcGGGACAAGAGAAGAAAAACCCTTGTCATAATTGAGAAA ACCTATAGTTTACTTCTTGATGTGGAGGATTATGAAAGGCGTTATCTCCTAAGTCTAGAAGAAGAGCGACCTGCCCTGATGGATGAAAGAAAGCACAAAATTTGTAGCATGTATGACAACTTAAGGGGGAAATTGCCTGGACAAGAGAG GCCAAGTGATGACCACTTTGTACAGATCATGTGTATCCGAAAAGGGAAGAGATTGGTTGCCCgtattcttcctttcctctccacaGAGCAAGCAGCTGACATTCTCATGACAACAGCCAGGAACCTCCCTTTCCTTATCAAGAAGGATGCACAAGATGAG GTGCTGCCATGCTTACTGagtcccttctctctcctcctctatcATCTTCCATCAGTGACTGTCACCAGCCTTCTGCAACAGCTAATGAACCTACCTCAAAGTGCAGCTGCACCAGCACCCTTCAATCCTCACCTCACTGCTGTGCTCCAGAACAAG TTCGGCttgtcccttctcctcctcctcctgagcCGTGGGGAAGACCTGCAGAGCTCAGACCCTGCTACAGAATCAACGCAAAATAACCAGTG GATGGAGGTGATGTTTATGGCAACCCGAGAACTTCTCCGGATTCCCCAAGCTGCCCTGGCCAAGCCAATCTCTATACCCACAAACCTAGTGTCCCTCTTTTCTCGTTATGTTGACCGGCAGAAACTGAACTTGCTGGAGACAAAACTGCA GCTAGTTCAGGGGATACGATAA